One part of the Candidatus Kouleothrix ribensis genome encodes these proteins:
- a CDS encoding ECF transporter S component has product MAMSSVARPVSNAWTTLDIVVVAVIGVIFGLLNSPFGLVYQSFQAAFGPIGANIFGVFNISQCLAMFIVRKPGAALVNMLINGLVQMLSGNPAGAITLGWGITQGLGAELIFWAARYQHFDWKVMFLAGAWANVLSNFWTYGVYGFGDQSLGILVGGTILGFFTYGILSGLVALAIGKALQASGVLRSFAAGRRAP; this is encoded by the coding sequence ATGGCCATGAGCAGTGTAGCCCGACCGGTGTCGAATGCATGGACGACGCTGGATATCGTCGTGGTGGCGGTGATTGGCGTGATCTTCGGTCTACTGAACTCACCATTCGGCCTGGTATACCAGAGCTTTCAGGCGGCGTTCGGACCGATCGGCGCGAATATCTTTGGCGTGTTTAACATTAGCCAGTGCCTGGCCATGTTCATCGTGCGCAAACCAGGCGCCGCACTGGTAAACATGCTAATCAATGGTTTAGTCCAGATGCTTTCGGGCAACCCGGCTGGCGCAATTACCCTGGGCTGGGGTATCACGCAGGGCCTGGGCGCCGAGCTGATTTTCTGGGCCGCGCGCTACCAACACTTCGACTGGAAGGTGATGTTCCTGGCTGGCGCCTGGGCGAACGTGCTCTCGAACTTTTGGACCTACGGCGTCTACGGTTTTGGCGACCAATCGCTGGGCATCCTGGTGGGCGGCACCATCCTGGGCTTCTTTACCTACGGCATCCTGAGCGGCCTGGTTGCGCTCGCTATCGGCAAAGCTCTGCAGGCCTCGGGGGTGCTGCGCTCGTTCGCTGCCGGGCGCCGGGCTCCATAG
- a CDS encoding LLM class flavin-dependent oxidoreductase produces MARSRVGICFLDRPDPLRQVRAAKLAEERGFESVWVCETRLARDAFTIMGAMAANTSRILLGTGIVNSWTRGPALMALTFATLDEMAPGRTICGLGAYWDPLAYNQGIERTRPLTQMREYTEVFRRLMNLERFTYEGEVVKVRDIELDLGTGRERLPMHCPVYIGATGPQMLESSATYADGILLNAMMSTEYTRNAIGLIRKGAEKAGRTLEDLQLPQLISTAMDDDGDKARDMGRRIVTMYLGQQPHIAQASGFSADFLGQIHEVLGGWPPRPGGLDAAMKLVDDETVTRFVVAGTPDECLKLARGYVEAGATYAIPLVVSSESTEQIIEVFAEL; encoded by the coding sequence ATGGCAAGAAGTCGTGTCGGAATCTGCTTCCTCGACCGCCCCGACCCGCTGCGCCAGGTGCGCGCCGCTAAGCTGGCCGAGGAACGTGGCTTTGAGTCGGTCTGGGTCTGCGAGACGCGACTGGCGCGCGACGCCTTTACGATCATGGGCGCGATGGCCGCCAACACCAGCCGGATCTTGCTGGGCACTGGCATCGTCAACTCGTGGACGCGCGGGCCAGCGTTGATGGCGCTGACCTTTGCGACGCTGGATGAGATGGCACCGGGCCGCACGATCTGTGGCCTGGGCGCCTACTGGGACCCGCTGGCCTACAACCAGGGCATCGAGCGCACGCGCCCGCTGACGCAGATGCGCGAGTACACCGAGGTATTCCGGCGGCTGATGAACCTTGAGCGCTTCACCTACGAGGGTGAGGTGGTGAAGGTGCGCGATATCGAGCTCGACCTTGGCACCGGTCGCGAGCGCCTGCCGATGCACTGCCCGGTCTATATCGGCGCGACCGGCCCACAGATGCTCGAGTCCTCGGCGACCTATGCCGACGGGATTTTGCTGAACGCGATGATGTCGACCGAGTACACGCGCAATGCGATCGGCCTGATCCGTAAAGGCGCCGAGAAGGCTGGGCGTACGCTCGAGGACTTGCAGCTACCGCAGCTGATCTCGACTGCGATGGATGACGACGGCGACAAGGCGCGCGACATGGGCCGCAGGATCGTCACGATGTATCTGGGCCAGCAGCCGCATATCGCCCAGGCCAGTGGCTTCTCAGCCGACTTTCTGGGCCAGATCCACGAGGTGCTCGGCGGCTGGCCGCCGCGCCCGGGTGGGCTCGATGCCGCGATGAAACTGGTGGACGATGAGACAGTGACGCGCTTTGTGGTCGCCGGCACCCCCGATGAGTGTCTCAAGCTCGCGCGCGGCTATGTCGAGGCTGGCGCAACCTACGCCATCCCACTGGTGGTCTCGTCGGAGTCGACCGAGCAGATCATCGAGGTATTCGCTGAGCTCTAG